A genomic segment from Glycine soja cultivar W05 chromosome 20, ASM419377v2, whole genome shotgun sequence encodes:
- the LOC114401470 gene encoding uncharacterized protein LOC114401470 yields MASNPSLLPEIGPDGLAKEAPVIGYTEKIIEAEQLQLQKYIQENYSKIRNVERELANLSLEMKLTAGPKKAALEHLRKKIEESTERIRVAKLKEEQTRKVWESASKVVRDEEALKQKLCEDLSNLVQESSNSQFARLEELKRRLEALNPTRTSTNLYHDGRSGASSQDSTPQPGSSVPNAKETNEGSTESVPNQSNGQQVAVQNGPNQQPNEGEGRSKRKVNFQPKGKGIGAVAKGRSSTPGWTGAGFDVDGRT; encoded by the exons ATGGCTTCGAACCCTTCGCTTCTCCCTGAGATCGGACCCGATGGTCTCGCTAAAGAAGCTCCCGTCATCGGCTACACCGAGAAG ATCATCGAAGCAGAACAGCTTCAATTGCAGAA ATACATTCAAGAAAACTATTCTAAAATTCGCAATGTGGAGCGTGAGCTTGCAAATCTTTCACTGGAGATGAAACTTACAGCTGGGCCAAAAAAAGCAG CTCTTGAAcatttgagaaagaaaatagaggaatcaacagaaagAATTCGTGTGGCCAAGCTAAAGGAAGAACAGACACGGAAG GTGTGGGAATCAGCATCAAAAGTAGTAAGAGATGAGGAAGCATTAAAGCAAAAGTTATGTGAAGACTTGAGTAATCTG GTTCAAGAGAGCAGTAACTCTCAGTTTGCTCGGCTGGAGGAATTAAAAAGAAGATTGGAAGCTTTGAATCCAACTCGTACATCAACTAATCTTTATCAT GATGGAAGATCAGGAGCGTCTTCTCAGGATAGTACACCCCAACCTGGTTCCTCTGTTCCCAATGCAAAGGAAACAAATGAGGGATCAACCGAGAGTGTTCCCAACCAAAGTAATGGTCAGCAAGTTGCAGTGCAAAATGGGCCTAATCAGCAGCCTAATGAAGGCGAAGGAAGAAGTAAAAGGAAAGTCAACTTCCAACCAAAAGGAAAGGGAATTGGTGCTGTGGCCAAGGGTAGATCTTCAACTCCTGGCTGGACTGGGGCTGGCTTCGATGTCGATGGCAGAACCTGA
- the LOC114402861 gene encoding 2-carboxy-1,4-naphthoquinone phytyltransferase, chloroplastic-like produces the protein MRCSSFSEWISVNIVVERNIRSILFLVCAIICGYIYQCPPFRLSYQGLGEPLCFAAFGPFATCAFYLLHGSSSVMNHFPLSGTVLSASILVGFTTSLILFCSHFHQVEGDREVGKMSPLVRLGTKKGAEVVKGAIFMLYALLVAFGLIKALPLTCIFLCALTLPMGNLVVRFVEDNYKDKNKIFMAKYFCLRLHALFGVALALGLVLARKSVDDPGRPPGIVLSAATSFWLPVPPKRVFDFLRDENSRNEVLWFYPLYVFSIVLSTIWQLAYFALHY, from the exons ATGCGTTGTTCATCTTTCTCTGAATGGATCTCAGTCAATATTGTTGTGGAAAGAAACATACGTTCAATATTGTTTCTTGTTTGTGCAATTATTTGTGGCTATATATATCAG TGTCCACCATTTCGGTTAAGCTACCAGGGGCTGGGAGAGCCCTTGTGCTTTGCAGCATTTGGGCCTTTTGCCACTTgtgctttttatttattacatggCAGTTCAAG TGTGATGAACCATTTCCCCTTAAGTGGAACGGTTCTTTCAGCATCAATTCTTGTTGGCTTCACAACATCTCTTATCTTGTTTTGCAGTCATTTCCATCAG GTGGAAGGAGACAGGGAGGTTGGGAAAATGTCACCTTTG GTTAGACTTGGCACTAAAAAAGGTGCAGAGGTAGTGAAAGGGGCAATCTTTATGCTCTATGCTCTTTTGGTTGCTTTTGGTCTAATCAAGGCACTTCCTCTCACTTGTATA TTCCTTTGTGCATTGACCTTGCCGATGGGAAACCTAGTAGTTAGATTTGTCGAAGACAATTACAAGG acaaaaataagattttcatGGCTAAGTACTTCTGTCTGAGGCTTCATGCATTGTTTGGAGTTGCACTGGCTTTAGGACTAGTGCTGGCTCGAAAGAGTGTGGATGACCCTGGAAGACCCCCTGGCATTGTTCTTAGTGCTGCCACTTCTTTTTGGCTTCCTGTTCCTCCTAAACGAGTCTTTGACTTCCTCCGTGATGAAAACTCTAGGAATGAG GTGCTTTGGTTTTACCCATTATACGTGTTTAGTATAGTTCTTAGCACAATTTGGCAATTAGCATATTTTGCTTTACACTACTAA
- the LOC114402695 gene encoding proteoglycan 4-like, with the protein MGKEWHREGRSSKRGGGAQTEIPSGCMCAMFQVFDFHPFHFSIDQQHSSFKSRTPEDHTVPKGVEAPRSSLESETGTTVSSISKEENFKIPKNIRIKTRGSTRSRTESFSDFSSEIGASPGTKTPTLVARLMGLDLLPDAHSSSSPCLSTPNLHKPQQHIKIIKHRNSTGSNALPETPRMSSARRSDVEHRQSLQINKENNTVPYEDSESPRFSFSKRKYDENNFRSPSHYARQIVKQIKESVSRKVGLDITNTVKNREQGREESVGQFKFKKKSKTSVNESSPVKHSNSSYSPRLNRFIDTKHKPSTTTQSPTTPKNQNIHILKPPSTTTPKNLNTHSVLKPPSPPPVVNIETQLSRVSTKPKPQASPEKEVHNQKSVTKGKNTGSGKLSSRVNKPPQTSIRNKQEESFITRPPSATKANDIKTKSKRTHPLSSNLLNNLNTVPNLLPVKTGPSPQKQSQPQVRDDDARDERRSAQLFSSSRPTYKQEAPRSHPPRGATTSSDDDKLHGTSATTTGADDDEGPEYQYITSILTRSTTTGPHNSNSATAPIPHLQFQWFSPTHPLDPSVFHCLEHYPTSNSFVSFPGDNKDCIFQRKQHLGPRCNRRLLFDLVDELLSEILVRPRRYREALLETTVWERVRRFPRAKCEVLEDIDALIEMEEMREEEKEEGEGLVKEIERSMFEMLVDETFTVMVGGVDKYVEDDVV; encoded by the exons ATGGGCAAGGAGTGGCATCGGGAGGGAAGGTCCTCCAAGAGAGGTGGAGGTGCTCAAACAGAAATCCCTTCCGGTTGCATGTGTGCAATGTTTCAGGTATTTGATTTTCATCCTTTTCACTTTTCCATTGACCAGCAACATTCTTCTTTCAAGTCTCGCACCCCAGAAGACCACACTGTCCCCAAAG GAGTTGAAGCACCAAGGAGTAGCTTGGAGTCAGAAACTGGTACTACAGTGTCATCAATCTCAAAagaggaaaattttaaaatacca AAGAACATTCGAATCAAAACAAGAGGGAGCACAAGATCAAGAACAGAaagttttagtgatttttccTCAGAAATCGGTGCCTCTCCAGGGACCAAGACACCAACTTTGGTTGCAAGATTGATGGGTCTTGATCTTCTTCCCGATGCACATTCCTCTTCTTCCCCATGCCTTTCCACTCCAAACCTTcacaaaccacagcaacacatcaaaataatcaaacatagAAACAGCACTGGCAGTAACGCCTTGCCTGAGACTCCTAGAATGTCCTCTGCAAGAAGATCAGATGTTGAGCATAGACAATCTCTCCAAATCAACAAGGAGAACAACACAGTCCCCTATGAGGATTCTGAGTCTCCtcggttttcattttcaaagagGAAATATGATGAGAACAATTTCAGGAGTCCAAGCCACTATGCCAGGCAAATTGTGAAACAGATTAAAGAAAGTGTGAGCAGGAAGGTTGGACTAGACATCACCAACACTGTCAAGAACAGAGAACAAGGAAGAGAAGAATCTGTAGgccaattcaaattcaagaaaaaatctaaaactTCAGTGAATGAATCCAGCCCTGTAAAACACTCAAACTCATCTTACTCCCCAAGGCTCAACAGATTCATTGATACCAAACACAAACCAAGCACTACAACACAATCACCAACTACtccaaaaaatcaaaacatacacATACTAAAACCACCATCAACAACTACTCCAAAAAATCTAAACACGCACTCAGTACTAAAACCACCATCACCTCCTCCTGTTGTCAACATTGAAACACAGCTTTCAAGAGTTTCTACAAAGCCAAAGCCTCAAGCATCGCCTGAGAAAGAGGTGCATAACCAAAAATCAGTAACAAAAGGCAAGAACACTGGCAGTGGAAAGTTGAGTTCCCGGGTCAACAAGCCTCCACAGACATCAATCAGAAACAAGCAAGAAGAGTCATTTATTACTCGTCCTCCATCAGCCACTAAAGCAAATGACATCAAAACCAAAAGCAAGAGAACTCATCCACTTTCAAGCAATCTTCTTAATAACCTCAACACGGTTCCAAATCTTCTCCCTGTCAAGACAGGACCTTCTCCTCAAAAACAG tcacagCCGCAGGTACGTGATGATGATGCTCGAGATGAAAGACGCAGCGCACAGTTATTTAGTAGTTCGCGCCCGACGTACAAACAAGAAGCGCCACGATCACACCCACCCCGAGGAGCAACCACCAGCAGCGATGACGACAAACTTCACGGCACCTCCGCCACCACCACCGGCGCAGACGACGACGAAGGACCAGAATATCAGTACATTACAAGCATTCTAACTCGTAGTACCACCACTGGACCCCACAACAGCAACAGCGCTACAGCACCAATACCCCACCTCCAGTTTCAGTGGTTCTCTCCGACACACCCCTTGGACCCTTCCGTTTTTCACTGTCTCGAGCACTACCCAACATCCAATTCCTTTGTTTCCTTCCCCGGCGACAACAAAGATTGCATCTTTCAGCGGAAACAGCATCTGGGTCCGCGCTGCAACCGTAGATTGCTGTTCGATTTGGTCGACGAGTTGCTGTCGGAGATTCTGGTTCGGCCGAGGCGTTACAGAGAGGCGTTGTTGGAGACGACGGTGTGGGAGAGGGTTCGGAGATTCCCACGTGCGAAGTGTGAGGTTTTGGAGGATATTGATGCGTTGATTGAGATGGAGGAGATGAgggaggaagagaaagaggaagGGGAAGGGTTGGTGAAAGAGATTGAAAGGAGCATGTTTGAGATGTTGGTGGATGAAACGTTTACCGTTATGGTTGGTGGCGTGGATAAGTACGTAGAGGACGACGTCGTTTGA